Proteins from one Podospora pseudocomata strain CBS 415.72m chromosome 4, whole genome shotgun sequence genomic window:
- a CDS encoding hypothetical protein (EggNog:ENOG503NW5M; COG:U): MDKESPSSQTEPFSGRGSIVMLKSTAASIMAATPTQDGEPGHRRVSRTRRAAIFLFLLLIQFVVHLDMTSVAVAVPDIARDLNATRTEVFSMGTIYYLSATIFQQPVAEISHVVGRKPAFLLVLTFAAAGTVIAGTANSIAVLLAGRAFQGFANAGSVLSAIILTDLVPIQDRAIWLATQNAVTAIGLACGPIIGTAYIRLKSWRMLFFMNLPLLVISAIGLAFLLGFDRPELGIRKSLKSVDWIGIGIFIPSALSFLSPFVMAPTLFPWISVQALVPLASGVIGLATLAVHQRFFARRPMFRPEIFSKHVTVSAILGLTVCGICLNILLFHLVLFWEGVRGCSKMETSVAVLPETVSIPIAALVCGLVMRRTNRIREAVSVGWPLAVLSLGLLWFMDDNTPLPWLVIVNCGVGLAAGILMAALNVSLLAATKRELNGHAIAMGLQARSAGMCLGIAIGTTVFSYTMNQRLRQVGGEMNSEEILRMIEEIKRDPNCRKAIIDALRVLWVICCALSGIVGLYNCVCKFPLLRNPSAEGPGTERVAANGPEKRANSSTVASQDSKV, translated from the exons ATGGATAAGGAATCTCCATCAAGTCAGACGGAGCCGTTCTCCGGCCGAGGTTCCATTGTTATGCTCAAATCAACAGCGGCCTCAATCATGGCTGCGACGCCTACGCAGGATGGGGAACCGGGACACCGCCGTGTTTCTCGCACACGGCGTGCGGCGATATTCCTGTTTCTTCTCCTGATACAGTTCGTTGTTCATCTTGACATGACCTCGGTAGCTGTGGCCGTGCCG GATATTGCGAGAGACTTGAACGCGACGAGAACGGAAGTGTTTTCCATGGGCACCATATACTACCTGAGCGCCACCATCTTCCAACAACCCGTTGCAGAAATCTCCCATGTCGTCGGAAGAAAGCCAGCGTTTCTGCTAGTGTTGACTTTTGCAGCCGCCGGGACAGTCATCGCTGGAACGGCAAACAGTATCGCCGTCCTTCTTGCCGGCCGTGCTTTTCAAGGATTTGCCAACGCCGGCTCGGTTCTCTCTGCTATTATCCTGACCGACCTCGTGCCTATCCAGGATCGAGCCATCTGGCTGGCAACCCAAAATGCTGTCACCGCTATCGGTCTTGCCTGCGGACCAATCATCGGAACGGCATACATCAGGCTCAAATCTTGG AGAATGTTGTTCTTCATGAACCTTCCGCTGCTTGTCATCTCTGCTATCGGTCTGGCATTCCTGCTCGGGTTTGACAGACCTGAGCTAGGCATTCGAAAAAGCCTGAAAAGTGTCGACTGGATCGGTATCGGAATATTCATCCCGTCTGCCCTGTCATTCCTCTCGCCATTTGTCATGGCTCCGACGCTTTTCCCGTGGATATCCGTCCAGGCTTTGGTACCGTTAGCATCGGGCGTCATTGGGTTGGCGACACTGGCGGTCCATCAACGGTTCTTTGCGAGGCGCCCAATGTTCCGGCCCGAGATTTTCAGCAAGCATGTCACCGTCTCAGCCATCCTCGGCCTGACGGTCTGCGGCATCTGTCTGAACATACTCTTGTTCCATCTCGTCCTCTTCTGGGAAGGTGTGCGGGGCTGTAGTAAGATGGAAACCAGCGTCGCAGTCCTTCCAGAAACAGTGAGCATACCCATTGCGGCCCTGGTGTGCGGCTTGGTGATGCGTCGGACGAATCGAATCCGGGAGGCTGTCTCGGTAGGCTGGCCATTAGCTGTTCTCTCACTCGGCCTTCTGTGGTTCATGGACGACAACACCCCTTTGCCATGGTTGGTCATCGTCAACTGCGGTGTTGGTTTGGCGGCAGGcatcttgatggcagcgCTCAATGTTTCGCTTCTCGCGGCGACAAAGCGTGAACTGAACGGCCATGCAATTGCCATGGGCTTACAGGCCAGGTCGGCTGGAATGTGTCTTGGTATTGCCATTGGCACAACTGTCTTCAGCTACACCATGAACCAGAGGCTCCGGCAGGTAGGCGGGGAGATGAACTCTGAAGAAATCTTGAGAATGATTGAAGAGATCAAGCGGGATCCCAACTGCCGGAAAGCCATCATCGATGCTCTTCGCGTGCTTTGGGTCATTTGCTGTGCCCTGTCCGGGATAGTTGGTCTCTACAATTGCGTCTGCAAATTCCCTCTTCTGAGGAATCCCTCCGCCGAGGGCCCAGGCACAGAGAGAGTTGCAGCCAACGGACCGGAGAAGAGGGCAAACTCGAGCACCGTCGCTTCTCAGGACTCCAAAGTCTGA